The genomic interval CGACAGCCGAACCGCAGCTTGAAATCCCTCGTATGCCGGTTGATACCGTGCAGTATCTGGTGGCCGAAGAGAGGCAGGTGCCGGCCGGCAAAATTATCCGTTTTATTGACGGAGATGAATGGCATATCGGCTTTGACGATTTTGTTGCTGTTGAAGAAGGCAAGTTGTTTCCCCGTCGGTTGGTGATCCATTGTTCGGCTGGCAGTATGGATCTGCATTTCTCCGCCCTGCAGATCAACCAGCCGCTCAATCCGGTCTCTCTGTCGCGACAGCAGGTACCCTTTGATATTCAGGAAATAAACTGTCACATGCTCAGGGAGCCTTGATGCTTTTTTCTCCTTGAAGGGCAGCCGGAGGTACTCACGCCGCGCCTTGTTGCTGTCACATTTACTGCCGCCCTACGGGTCGTCAAAGTGAAGCATCAGACAGGTTCTTCGCCAGTGATGTAATTCATAAAAGACCAATAATTCAATCAGATAAGCATTTATTGTTAAACTTGTTTATTATGGTATGTATTTTCTGCTGGACAACGAAAGATGAAACCATTAGGTTGTTGTCGTTGGATGATTATTGTCTTAATTTTCAAGGAGGCAGGGCATAATGGCTGATTATGATGTGATCATTATTGGTGGTGGACCGGCGGGTTTGACTGCCGGATTGTATGCAGCGAGGGCACGGCTGAAAACGGTGGTGCTGGAAAAAATGATGCTGGGGGGGCAGGTGGCCACCACTGAGACGGTGGAAAACTATCCCGGGTTTACCGATCCGTTGATTGGTGCCACCGTCGGGCCGCTGTTTGAGGCCCAAGGCAAGAAGTTTGGCCTCGAGGTCCGCCAGTTTCAGGAAGGGGTAAAACTTTCCCCCCAGACCCGTGGTTTTGAGGTTGAGCTCTCACCTTCCGGTGAGCAGCTGACCGCCAAAACCGTCATTGTTGCCACCGGCACTCAGTGGTCTTCACTGGGAATTCCCGGTGAGCAGGAGCTGAGGGGCAGCGGAGTTTCCTACTGTGCCACCTGTGACGGTGCTTTTTTCCGCGATCAGGAGATTGCGGTCATCGGTGGTGGCAACGCGGCTATTGAAGAAGCGATTTTTCTGACGAAATTTGCCCAAAAGGTTTATGTCGTTCATCGTCGTGACGCTCTAAGGGCAGAGAAAATTGTCCAGGAACGTGCCTTCGCCAATGAAAAGATAGCGTTTCTCTGGAACCATGTACCGGTCCGTATTGCCGGTCAGGGGAGTGTTGAAGGGATCGAAATCAAGCATGTGCAGACTGGGGAGGTGCAGCTGATTCCGGTTGCCGGCGTTTTTATCTATGTTGGCATGCGGGGACAATCAGATTTTCTCCAGGACCTGGTGGCAATGGATGAGCGGGGCTTTATCAAGGCCGGTGAAGATACGCTTACTTCCTGTCCGGGACTTTTTGCAGCTGGTGATGCTCGCCAGAAACCTGTACGCCAGATTGTCACTGCAGTTGCTGACGGTGCGGTGGCGGCCGTTCAGGCGGAAAAATTTATTGAAGCCAACTATTCCGGGGATTGAGTGATCCCCGTCTGATTATCTATCAGGGTTCGACGGCAAACACGCGTGATTGCCTTGCAGCCAATTACCGCAGGCTTTCACCTGCCGGTGAAGCTGGCCTTGGGTCAGCTTCATGCACTAGTTATTGCGCAACTGTTATTGATAATCATGACTAATTGTGCGGTTTTAAGTTGCTTTTTTCCATCTTTTTTTGTTAACAACAGATCATGAGATATGTTGGCTGGCGAAAAAAGATGGTTGAGGAACACATTGTCGCCCGGGGGATTGATGACCCCCGGATCATAGCGGCCATGTCCACGGTTCCACGCCATTATTTTCTTGATTCGGCCCTGGCGGATCAGGCATATGGTGACCATTCTCTGCCCATCGGTGAAGGGCAGACCATGACCCAACCCTATGTGGTTGCCTTTCTTCTCAGTCAGCTAAACCTCCAAGGCCATGAAAAAGTGCTCGAAATCGGCATGGGATCGGGATACCTGACTGCCCTCCTCAGCCGTTTGGCCGAGCGGGTCTTTACGGTCGAAAAATATCGTTCCCTCGCCATTCATGCACGTCAGCGTTTGGAACAGCAGAACTGCCACAATGTTGTGGTCAAAATATTTGACGGCAGCTATGGCTGGAGTAATGAAGCTCCTTTTGACATTATTGTGGTTTCTGCCGCTGCCGTTTCTCCGCCGCCGCCCCTGCTTGAGCAACTGATGCCCGGCGGCATACTGCTCCTTCCTCTCATAGAAGAGGAGGGTCAATATCTCTACCGCATTACCAAGGATTTCCAAGGTCTCTGCCAGCAGGATAAATTGATCCCCTGCAACTTTGTCAAGTTAGTGGGGAAATATGGTACGGGATGACCCGGATCGCGCGCCAGGTCGGCAGATTGCCGTTATCGGTGCCGGTGTGTGTGATGCCGACGTTGCCTGCCTAGCTGCTGATGTGGGCCGCCGTCTGGCGGCGGCCGGCCACCTTCTCTTGTGTGGCGGACTGGGAGGGGTTATGGAAGCAGCCGCCCGGGGTGCCAAGGGGGCTGGGGGAACGACCATCGGCATTGTTCCCGGAGGGGAGCGTCATCAGGCAAATCCTTTTGTCGATTATGAGATTGTCACCAGCCTTGGTCATCTCCGCAATTTCGTGATTATACACTCAGCTGACGGTGTTG from Candidatus Anaeroferrophillus wilburensis carries:
- the trxB gene encoding thioredoxin-disulfide reductase is translated as MADYDVIIIGGGPAGLTAGLYAARARLKTVVLEKMMLGGQVATTETVENYPGFTDPLIGATVGPLFEAQGKKFGLEVRQFQEGVKLSPQTRGFEVELSPSGEQLTAKTVIVATGTQWSSLGIPGEQELRGSGVSYCATCDGAFFRDQEIAVIGGGNAAIEEAIFLTKFAQKVYVVHRRDALRAEKIVQERAFANEKIAFLWNHVPVRIAGQGSVEGIEIKHVQTGEVQLIPVAGVFIYVGMRGQSDFLQDLVAMDERGFIKAGEDTLTSCPGLFAAGDARQKPVRQIVTAVADGAVAAVQAEKFIEANYSGD
- a CDS encoding protein-L-isoaspartate(D-aspartate) O-methyltransferase, with protein sequence MRYVGWRKKMVEEHIVARGIDDPRIIAAMSTVPRHYFLDSALADQAYGDHSLPIGEGQTMTQPYVVAFLLSQLNLQGHEKVLEIGMGSGYLTALLSRLAERVFTVEKYRSLAIHARQRLEQQNCHNVVVKIFDGSYGWSNEAPFDIIVVSAAAVSPPPPLLEQLMPGGILLLPLIEEEGQYLYRITKDFQGLCQQDKLIPCNFVKLVGKYGTG
- a CDS encoding TIGR00725 family protein; the encoded protein is MVRDDPDRAPGRQIAVIGAGVCDADVACLAADVGRRLAAAGHLLLCGGLGGVMEAAARGAKGAGGTTIGIVPGGERHQANPFVDYEIVTSLGHLRNFVIIHSADGVVALPGSDGTLAEISIARKLGKPLVAVGQSWSFVPSLSCYETSAEAV